The nucleotide sequence CCTGAGGGTAGCGCTTATACTTTTGCAGAAATGAGCCTAAAAGAAAAAGCGGTATTTAGCCACAGAGGGTTAGCTGTAAAAAAGTTGATTTCATTTCTTTCTAAATAAGTAATTTATTACTTGTATAAATCTGCAATAAGCTGTAAACTAATGCGTACCTTTGCAACTTATTAAAATTTTATATGAATAAATTTGAACAATTAGGATTAAATCCTGCTATACTTAAAGCTATTGAAGACATGGGCTTCGAAAGTCCGAGTGAAGTCCAGGAAAAAGCAATCCCTATTTTATTGCAAGAAGACACCGATATCGTTGCACTTGCCCAAACTGGTACAGGAAAGACCGCTGCTTTTGGTTTTCCAATCATTCAAAAGATTTCTGCTGAAAGTAAGCATACACAAGGATTAATTCTTTCCCCTACTAGGGAATTGTGTTTGCAAATTACCAATGAACTTAAAAATTATGCAAAGCACACTCCAGGCATGAATACGGTTGCTATTTATGGAGGAGCAAGCATTACAGATCAAGCCAAGCAAATTAAGAGAGGTGCACAAATTATTGTGGCTACACCTGGTAGAATGCAGGATATGATTAACCGTAAATTGGTTGATATCTCTAAAATAGAATACTGCGTTCTGGATGAGGCAGATGAAATGTTGAACATGGGCTTCTTTGAAGACATTACAGCTATTCTATCTCACACTCCTAAAGAAAAGAATACATGGTTATTTTCTGCAACCATGCCTAAAGAAGTTTCTACTATTGCTAAGAAATTCATGCGTTCTCCTCAAGAGATCACTGTGGGTAATAGAAATGAAGGTACTTCTAATGTTTCTCATGAATACTACTTAGTAAATTCTAGAGACCGTTATGCGGCACTAAAGAGATTGGCAGATGCAAACCCAGATATCTTTTCGGTAATATTTTGCCGAACTAAAAGAGATACTCAAAAAATTGCAGAGCAACTTATTGAAGATGGATATAATGCAGCAGCATTACACGGAGATCTAAGTCAGAACCAACGTGATTTGGTAATGAAAAGTTTTAGAAACCGTACCATTCAAATGCTAGTTGCAACAGATGTTGCTGCTCGTGGAATTGATGTAGATGATATTACACACGTAATAAACTACCAATTACCAGATGAGATAGAAACTTATACGCACCGAAGCGGAAGAACAGGTAGAGCAGGAAAAAGTGGTGTTTCTATGGTAATTGTTTCTAAGAGCGAACTTAGAAAGATTAAGAGTATAGAGCGAATTATAAAGCAAAACTTTGAACAAAAAGATATTCCAGATGGAATGGAGATTTGTAGAGTACAGCTTTTTCACTTAGCTAATGATATCAAGAATACTAAGATCAATCATGATATTGAACCTTACCTACCAAGTATAGAAGAGGTACTTCAAGATTTTTCTAAAGAAGAATTAATTCAAAAAGTATTCTCTGTTGAGTTTACCCGATTCTTTAATTACTATAAAAACGCTTCAGACCTAAATTCTAAAGTTTCTGCTAATAGTAGAGATAGAGATAGTTCTGGTGGTGGAGATAGTACAAGATATTTTATTAATGTT is from Gillisia sp. Hel1_33_143 and encodes:
- a CDS encoding DEAD/DEAH box helicase, with translation MNKFEQLGLNPAILKAIEDMGFESPSEVQEKAIPILLQEDTDIVALAQTGTGKTAAFGFPIIQKISAESKHTQGLILSPTRELCLQITNELKNYAKHTPGMNTVAIYGGASITDQAKQIKRGAQIIVATPGRMQDMINRKLVDISKIEYCVLDEADEMLNMGFFEDITAILSHTPKEKNTWLFSATMPKEVSTIAKKFMRSPQEITVGNRNEGTSNVSHEYYLVNSRDRYAALKRLADANPDIFSVIFCRTKRDTQKIAEQLIEDGYNAAALHGDLSQNQRDLVMKSFRNRTIQMLVATDVAARGIDVDDITHVINYQLPDEIETYTHRSGRTGRAGKSGVSMVIVSKSELRKIKSIERIIKQNFEQKDIPDGMEICRVQLFHLANDIKNTKINHDIEPYLPSIEEVLQDFSKEELIQKVFSVEFTRFFNYYKNASDLNSKVSANSRDRDSSGGGDSTRYFINVGAKDDFDWMTLKDFLKENLDLGRDDVFRVDVKESFSFFNTNSEISEKVISYFQDFQHQGRRVSVEISENGGGGGRSGGRSRGRSDKPRGGGFKKSSEGGGSSRRRSEKTFDKGPRSSSSSEAPSRRRSDSSSEKSGGRKKNIESSVNRRKSKRS